Proteins encoded together in one Oncorhynchus masou masou isolate Uvic2021 chromosome 3, UVic_Omas_1.1, whole genome shotgun sequence window:
- the LOC135518764 gene encoding solute carrier family 22 member 13-like: MADFGEILRSIGDFGLFQKLILLGLCFPNLILPFHLASLIFIQSDPERHCNTDWILRAGSNLSSEEQLNLTVPRQEDGTFSRCLMFTPVDWDIDIIREHGLNQTTDCQNGWVYNNIVYEATIVTDFDLVCGKANVVGLAQTVFMAAILLGSLLFGPFAESFGRQRATQIPMVIMFIFTVTTGLSPNFYLYMASQFLVGIAYGGFRINCIVLATEWVGVTKRSYASCLSQTFGAVGQCILAGMIFFIRDWRLAQFVMAVPIAVVAVYIWFIPESARWLLDQGKTEEARHSSMTAVFNPFWNKLKIYDIGPLIAEKKVVQKGGILILIRSPVLRKYFLTITLAWFSLNLSYYCLSFNVGNFGLDIFLTQLMFGLTEIPGHILCIFILEYLGRKISLMSTLLTGGFTCFLILAVPQDNAVAITALAAAGRFFMNNAGSICNVYVQELFPTSVRQTATGLGSISIRIAGILSPMLNILATYHWSIPTIVFSSLSLVGGALVFLLPETRRTELPDSTDEAEGKRNVTIAMKIDKGFKVDDYDSEQSTKL; this comes from the exons ATGGCTGATTTTGgcgagatcctgaggtccattggAGACTTTGGATTATTCCAGAAGCTCATACTATTGGGACTATGCTTCCCGAATCTTATTTTGCCTTTCCACCTGGCCAGTTTGATTTTCATCCAGTCAGACCCTGAGCGCCACTGTAACACTGACTGGATACTTAGAGCTGGATCCAATCTGAGCAGTGAGGAACAGCTGAATCTGACCGTGCCCCGGCAGGAGGATGGAACCTTCAGTAGGTGCCTGATGTTTACCCCTGTAGACTGGGACATTGACATAATCAGGGAGCATGGACTCAATCAGACCACTGACTGCCAGAATGGATGGGTGTACAACAATATAGTGTATGAAGCCACCATAGTCACTGAT TTTGATCTTGTCTGTGGCAAAGCTAACGTTGTCGGACTTGCACAAACTGTGTTCATGGCTGCCATTCTTCTTGGTTCACTCTTGTTTGGACCTTTTGCTGAATC ATTTGGTCGCCAACGAGCAACTCAGATACCCATGGTTATTATGTTCATTTTTACTGTAACGACAGGCTTGTCTCCAAACTTTTATTTGTATATGGCATCCCAGTTTTTAGTAGGCATCGCATATGGTGGATTTCGAATCAACTGCATTGTATT AGCAACTGAATGGGTCGGAGTGACAAAACGTTCTTATGCGTCTTGTTTGAGTCAGACGTTCGGTGCAGTTGGCCAGTGCATCCTTGCTGGGATGATCTTCTTCATCCGAGACTGGAGACTTGCCCAGTTTGTCATGGCTGTACCAATAGCAGTGGTCGCAGTGTACATATG GTTTATTCCTGAATCAGCCAGGTGGTTATTGGATCAGGGGAAAACAGAGGAAGCTAGACA CTCATCTATGACTGCTGTTTTCAACCCATTCTGGAACAAGTTGAAGATTTATGACATTGGccctcta ATAGCTGAGAAGAAAGTTGTTCAGAAGGGAGGCATACTCATTCTCATCAGATCTCCTGTACTTAGGAAATACTTCTTAACTATTACTCTTGCATG GTTCTCGTTAAACCTCTCCTACTACTGTCTGTCCTTTAACGTTGGAAACTTTGGCCTGGACATCTTCTTGACACAGCTCATGTTCGGACTCACAGAGATACCAGGTCATATACTCTGCATCTTTATACTGGAATATTTGGGGAGGAAGATATCCTTAATGTCAACCCTTCTGACTGGCGGATTCACATGCTTCCTAATCCTGGCTGTTCCACAAG ACAACGCCGTTGCTATTACTGCTCTTGCTGCTGCTGGGAGGTTTTTCATGAACAATGCTGGATCCATATGCAACGTCTATGTTCAGGAGCTGTTTCCCACCTCTGTTAG ACAAACGGCCACAGGCTTGGGCTCAATATCGATCAGAATTGCTGGAATACTGTCACCAATGCTCAACATATTGGCCACATACCATTGGTCTATCCCCACGATCGTGTTCAGCAGCCTGTCATTGGTTGGTGGGGCTCTGGTCTTTCTGCTTCctgagaccaggaggacagaacTACCTGACTCTACAGATGAGGCCGAGGGGAAGAG AAATGTGACTATCGCCATGAAGATTGACAAAGGCTTCAAAGTGGATGATTACGACTCTGAACAATCTACCAAACTATAA